Proteins from one Desulfocurvus vexinensis DSM 17965 genomic window:
- a CDS encoding ABC transporter ATP-binding protein, which yields MNPILKIDGVTKRFGGLLALSDVEFEVRRGEIMGLIGPNGAGKTTMFNCIAGVYEPTEGRVVFEAEEGAPRQTNGFKPERITALGIARTFQNIRLFSELTVLDNVRIGCHCRSRSNFFGAVLRTRAQRREEAEIIDRAMRWLDFVGLGPQALARASALSYGNQRRLEIARALATGPRLLMLDEPAAGMNPQETRMLVDLIHAILAEGITVVLIEHDMKLVMKICNRLVVLDHGMKIADGAPEEVRGDERVIEAYLGRGAAHA from the coding sequence GTGAATCCCATTCTTAAGATCGACGGCGTGACCAAGCGCTTCGGCGGCCTGCTGGCGTTGAGCGACGTGGAATTCGAGGTGCGCCGGGGCGAGATCATGGGCCTCATCGGGCCCAACGGCGCGGGCAAGACCACCATGTTCAACTGCATCGCCGGGGTCTACGAGCCCACCGAGGGCCGGGTGGTTTTCGAGGCCGAAGAGGGCGCACCCAGGCAGACCAACGGCTTCAAGCCCGAGCGCATCACTGCCCTGGGCATCGCGCGGACCTTCCAGAACATCCGCCTGTTCTCGGAGCTGACGGTGCTGGACAACGTGCGCATCGGCTGCCACTGCCGCAGCCGGTCCAACTTCTTCGGGGCCGTGCTGCGCACCCGGGCCCAGCGCCGCGAGGAGGCCGAGATCATCGACCGCGCCATGCGCTGGCTGGACTTCGTCGGCCTGGGGCCCCAGGCCCTGGCCCGGGCCAGCGCCCTGTCCTACGGCAACCAGCGCCGCCTGGAGATCGCCCGTGCCCTGGCCACCGGGCCGCGGCTGCTCATGCTCGACGAGCCCGCCGCAGGCATGAACCCCCAGGAGACGCGCATGCTGGTGGACCTGATCCACGCCATCCTGGCCGAGGGCATCACCGTGGTGCTCATCGAGCACGACATGAAACTGGTCATGAAGATCTGCAACCGCTTGGTGGTGCTCGACCACGGCATGAAGATCGCCGACGGCGCACCCGAGGAGGTCCGGGGCGACGAGCGGGTCATCGAGGCCTATCTGGGACGGGGGGCGGCCCATGCTTAA